One window of the Streptomyces sp. WZ-12 genome contains the following:
- a CDS encoding site-specific integrase, producing MTYWAMRRILQRANAKLGTNWTLHDARHTAATRMAGDERLTLAEVQTILRHAHLDTTGRYLTARVEDMHDKLQEHYTRPRPQRTYATGYNPDDIKAVFGG from the coding sequence TTGACCTACTGGGCGATGCGGCGCATCCTTCAGCGGGCCAACGCCAAGCTCGGCACGAACTGGACCCTGCACGACGCCAGGCACACGGCCGCGACCCGGATGGCCGGGGACGAACGGCTCACCCTCGCTGAGGTACAGACGATCTTGCGTCATGCGCATCTCGACACGACCGGCCGCTACCTGACTGCGCGGGTAGAGGACATGCACGACAAGCTGCAGGAGCACTACACGCGGCCCCGCCCGCAGCGCACTTACGCCACCGGTTACAACCCTGACGACATCAAGGCGGTGTTCGGTGGCTGA
- a CDS encoding IS3 family transposase — MTETDPATLAAFIGNQRTEHRVPHRLACQVLGVSESWFYKWRVRPTTAREVRRGQLADAITGIFEGSGGTYGSPKVWLVLVRAGWRVSVNTIARLMAQLGLAGRKVRSRRGLTRPGKRPAAPDFVRRDFTADAPDQVWCGDMTEITTGEGKLYLATVIDLFSRRLLGYAMSARHDAELVVASLNMAAATRGGDVKGVIFHSDRGSEYVSWRFRRACRRLGVTQSMGRVGSCFDNAVSEAFNSVLKVEYVHRHTFATRTEARLRIATWTTGFYNTHRLHSVCGYQSPIDYEHDHRTNSTLELVA, encoded by the coding sequence GTGACCGAGACGGACCCGGCCACTCTGGCCGCGTTCATCGGTAACCAGAGGACCGAGCACCGCGTCCCGCACCGTCTGGCCTGCCAGGTTCTGGGGGTGTCGGAGTCCTGGTTCTACAAGTGGCGCGTCAGACCCACCACCGCGCGTGAGGTCCGGCGCGGACAGTTGGCCGACGCGATCACGGGGATCTTCGAGGGCTCCGGCGGCACCTACGGTTCCCCGAAGGTCTGGCTCGTCCTGGTCCGCGCGGGCTGGCGGGTCTCGGTGAACACCATCGCCCGTCTGATGGCCCAACTCGGCCTGGCCGGACGGAAGGTCCGCAGCCGGCGCGGGCTGACCCGGCCCGGCAAACGGCCGGCGGCCCCGGACTTCGTGCGCCGGGACTTCACCGCGGACGCTCCGGACCAGGTGTGGTGCGGTGACATGACCGAGATCACCACCGGTGAGGGCAAGCTCTACCTGGCCACCGTCATCGACCTGTTCTCACGTCGACTGCTCGGCTACGCGATGAGTGCCCGCCATGACGCCGAACTGGTCGTGGCCTCCTTGAACATGGCCGCGGCCACCCGCGGCGGTGATGTGAAGGGCGTGATCTTTCACAGCGACCGCGGCAGCGAATACGTCTCCTGGCGCTTTCGCCGGGCCTGTCGCCGCCTGGGCGTGACCCAGTCCATGGGCCGCGTCGGGTCGTGTTTCGACAACGCCGTCAGCGAGGCGTTCAACAGCGTGCTCAAGGTCGAGTATGTCCACCGGCACACGTTCGCCACCCGCACCGAGGCTCGGCTGCGGATCGCGACCTGGACCACCGGCTTCTACAACACGCACCGACTACACAGCGTGTGTGGGTATCAGAGTCCGATCGACTACGAGCACGACCATCGCACCAACTCCACCTTGGAGCTGGTCGCTTAG
- a CDS encoding transposase, whose product MGSKQRTYTPEFREGAVRIVIETGRSIPEVAEELGVHSGTLHSWVSRWRRNGSASSDRPAEPAPGGRMREAERAELERLRREMSEKNKRIRELEMERDVLKRCMVLWVK is encoded by the coding sequence ATGGGGTCCAAGCAACGGACGTACACGCCTGAGTTTCGTGAGGGTGCTGTACGCATTGTGATCGAGACGGGCAGGTCGATCCCGGAGGTCGCCGAGGAGCTCGGCGTCCACTCCGGCACGCTGCACAGCTGGGTGTCGCGGTGGCGGCGCAACGGGTCGGCGTCGTCCGACCGGCCGGCCGAGCCCGCGCCGGGTGGACGGATGCGCGAGGCCGAGCGCGCCGAGCTGGAGCGGCTGCGGCGGGAGATGTCGGAGAAGAACAAGCGGATACGCGAGCTGGAGATGGAGCGTGATGTCCTCAAGCGATGCATGGTCCTCTGGGTGAAGTGA
- a CDS encoding DUF6192 family protein: MLIVTQEGDRHCKLRPSGRALVALVYLREHTTLAKIAAGFQIKVVEELTRDEHVAAEVTTGLLRRPDVAFKAMLDDTVRHLVNRAQVDQGRQAREHFEETSPVAPAIHNIDRSVEFLDLVTACHAFVAAAGRVVPGMRDRQLGDDERVIVHENVARVRGPLTELTPAF, from the coding sequence ATGCTCATCGTCACCCAGGAGGGTGACCGCCACTGCAAGCTTCGTCCGTCAGGACGAGCCCTGGTAGCGCTGGTCTACCTGCGCGAGCACACCACTCTCGCCAAGATCGCCGCAGGCTTCCAGATCAAGGTCGTCGAGGAGCTGACCCGCGACGAACACGTCGCGGCCGAGGTGACCACCGGCCTGCTGCGCAGGCCGGACGTCGCCTTCAAGGCGATGTTGGACGACACCGTCCGCCACCTGGTCAACCGGGCCCAGGTCGACCAGGGTCGGCAAGCCCGCGAGCACTTCGAGGAGACCAGCCCCGTCGCCCCCGCGATCCACAACATCGACCGGTCGGTGGAGTTCTTGGACCTGGTCACCGCCTGCCACGCGTTCGTCGCGGCGGCTGGCCGGGTCGTCCCCGGGATGCGTGACCGCCAGCTCGGCGACGACGAACGCGTGATCGTGCACGAGAACGTCGCCCGCGTCCGTGGCCCGTTGACTGAACTAACTCCAGCGTTTTAG
- a CDS encoding EF-hand domain-containing protein: protein MTDPIAVKLGQLFEAVDTNHKGSIDWANYQRLLDRIAVGFQLDDRDRRFQTLHAAYQMYWCELLRHTGSTSSLLLKEEFVTANRMASMDTSRFNLVEGIPNVVIDVLDANDANVLGQEETVRLLKLLEVTSPEIVDQFMALDAAGDGGITRQDCIRSAREFFYAPSIETPGGIFFGMA from the coding sequence ATGACTGACCCGATCGCAGTCAAGCTCGGTCAACTCTTCGAAGCCGTCGACACGAACCACAAAGGCAGCATCGACTGGGCGAACTACCAGCGCCTTCTCGACCGCATCGCCGTCGGCTTCCAGCTCGACGACCGCGACCGCCGATTCCAAACACTGCACGCCGCTTACCAGATGTACTGGTGCGAGCTGCTGCGCCACACCGGCAGCACCTCCTCGCTCCTTTTGAAGGAGGAGTTCGTCACCGCCAATCGTATGGCCAGCATGGACACCAGCCGGTTCAACCTGGTCGAAGGCATTCCGAACGTCGTGATTGACGTCTTGGATGCCAACGACGCCAACGTCCTTGGTCAGGAGGAGACCGTGCGACTCCTGAAGCTCCTGGAGGTCACCTCTCCTGAAATCGTCGACCAGTTCATGGCGCTCGACGCCGCCGGCGACGGTGGCATCACCCGTCAAGACTGCATCCGTTCAGCCCGCGAGTTCTTCTACGCCCCCAGCATCGAAACTCCAGGAGGGATCTTCTTCGGAATGGCCTAA